One window of Penaeus chinensis breed Huanghai No. 1 chromosome 1, ASM1920278v2, whole genome shotgun sequence genomic DNA carries:
- the LOC125027612 gene encoding sulfotransferase 1E1-like has product MKFQSGHQATALEGEEWERQKTHWLGYTEGLVRFSPGGWVFPTTFTKFADKYYNFEFRPTDVLVHTWAKSGTTWTQEIVWTMRNNPDLNNPMADMNVNARAPFLEFDMFQVHGKKTNDNFLENFHRLCPGKDPANGIFLQMAEGLRDPRTIKSHLPLSLLPPSLLDTSKVVAVLRNPKDVIVSYHHHCRLLNTHGYVGSLDEFVQYFVDDDLVYSPYWLHVKEVWGKREHPNLHIMFFEDMKADIMKELRRLDGFLGTGLSDEQLGNVARHTGFSAMKTRAGAGDRAADHVNAEVMTKDGGFFRKGQSGDWKNKLSSEMEEKVNKYIEEKIKNIGVPFKFG; this is encoded by the exons ATGAAGTTCCAGAGCGGGCACCAGGCGACAGCGTTGGAGGGCGAGGAGTGGGAACGCCAGAAGACTCACTGGCTAGGTTACACTGAGGGCTTGGTCCGCTTCTCCCCCGGCGGGTGGGTCTTCCCGACGACATTCACCAAGTTTGCTGACAAGTACTACAACTTTGAG TTCAGGCCAACAGATGTGCTAGTGCATACTTGGGCCAAAAGTGGGACGACGTGGACTCAGGAGATCGTCTGGACAATGAGGAACAACCCCGACCTGAATAATCCAATGGCAGACATGAACGTGAATGCGCGGGCGCCGTTCCTGGA GTTCGACATGTTCCAGGTGCACGGGAAGAAGACCAACGACAACTTCCTCGAGAATTTCCACCGCCTTTGCCCCGGAAAAGACCCAGCGAACGGCATATTCCTCCAGATGGCCGAGGGCCTCAGAGACCCGCGCACGATCAAGTCTCACCTTCCCCTGTCGCTTCTCCCGCCGTCGCTGCTGGATACCTCGAAG GTGGTGGCCGTTCTGAGGAACCCAAAGGACGTGATCGTGTCCTACCACCACCACTGCCGCCTCCTCAACACCCATGGCTACGTAGGATCTCTCGACGAGTTCGTGCAGTACTTCGTTGACGATGACC tGGTCTACAGCCCTTACTGGCTGCACGTCAAGGAGGTGTGGGGAAAGCGAGAGCATCCGAATCTTCACATCATGTTCTTCGAAGACATGAAAGCGGACATCATGAAGGAACTACGGAGACTCGACGGGTTCCTGGGGACGGGGCTTAGCGACGAGCAGCTGGGCAACGTGGCGCGACACACGGGCTTCAGCGCGATGAAGACCAGGGCGGGAGCAGGAGACCGCGCTGCTGATCATGTCAACGCGGAGGTGATGACGAAGGACGGAGGCTTCTTCAGGAAAG gCCAATCTGGAGACTGGAAGAATAAGTTGTCTtcagagatggaagaaaaagtgAACAAATACATCGAGGAGAAGATCAAGAATATTGGAGTTCCGTTTAAATTTGGGTAA